A single window of Meiothermus sp. DNA harbors:
- the truA gene encoding tRNA pseudouridine(38-40) synthase TruA, whose translation MEGSAAQENPALRRILLTLEYDGTGFSGLQTQAQSERTVQQVLEAALGKIPGARPKIWPCGRTDAGVHALAMPVHYDTQDRIPVEKIPYALNSLLPPDIRALRAEEVPLGFHARKSCHWREYRYRILQRRMPPALDRHRVWWIPQSLNLIPLRHALESLVGTHDFRAFAVKEERSTVREIYRAHLEVWPTEGGREIWLEFVGSGFLRGQVRSMVGTLVEVGLGKRDSSSMRHLLEQGTRKDAGATAPAQGLYFVRAGYQPYRH comes from the coding sequence TTGGAAGGCTCAGCAGCTCAGGAAAACCCCGCTCTCCGGCGAATTCTGCTCACCCTCGAGTACGATGGTACCGGTTTTTCCGGCTTGCAGACCCAGGCTCAGAGTGAGCGTACCGTGCAGCAGGTGCTCGAGGCCGCCCTGGGCAAAATTCCCGGCGCCAGGCCCAAAATCTGGCCCTGCGGGCGCACCGACGCTGGGGTGCACGCGCTGGCCATGCCCGTCCATTACGACACCCAAGACCGCATCCCGGTCGAGAAAATCCCCTATGCCCTGAACAGCCTTCTGCCCCCGGACATCCGCGCACTGCGGGCCGAGGAGGTGCCCCTGGGCTTCCATGCTCGCAAAAGCTGCCACTGGCGCGAGTACCGCTACCGCATCCTGCAGCGCCGCATGCCCCCCGCTCTGGATCGCCACCGGGTCTGGTGGATCCCACAGTCCCTCAACCTGATTCCGCTGCGCCACGCCCTGGAGTCGCTGGTGGGCACCCACGACTTTAGGGCTTTTGCCGTCAAGGAGGAGCGCTCCACCGTGCGCGAAATCTACCGCGCCCACCTCGAGGTCTGGCCCACCGAGGGCGGGCGGGAAATCTGGCTCGAGTTCGTGGGTTCGGGCTTTTTACGTGGGCAGGTGCGCAGCATGGTGGGCACACTGGTCGAGGTGGGGCTGGGCAAGCGGGACTCGAGCTCCATGAGGCATCTGTTGGAGCAGGGCACGCGCAAGGATGCCGGGGCTACCGCTCCGGCCCAAGGTCTGTACTTTGTACGTGCAGGCTACCAGCCCTATCGCCACTGA